The following nucleotide sequence is from Pseudochaenichthys georgianus chromosome 17, fPseGeo1.2, whole genome shotgun sequence.
cgatccttcagcctcatatgagctctcagatacgttcaaaattaaactgtcatcgctgtctgagcttgctgctgtgcgcgccatcgtgtgtttacatgcagaagctgggatcctgaacggtgcagctggagcgctgtgcccgcaatgacgtcacccatcatttggcgggacttgaagaatccccgagaagatccagaaaatggtcaacattgaaggcagattaatggttatcaaagtacaaatatccaaaatcagttcagtaacggtttcaaggggacaatatttactcaaattgatgggtttggatgatgggggaaactcgtgtcacaggctctttaaattaggacttctggtgatgtaatggcgcgtttccagtgcagcgcggagctcgctttaatgctgcgttcagaccggacgcgatgcaaatattcgcttcgctctaagcgctcctatcgcatcgctctagtcgctcgagtttcaccgcggctgccagctgtgtttactcgcatcattcaaacaagacgcgctcgggagctacaactacaacaaaatgaacatactttaccgtgattaaattgtaatacacgtttctaaatgatgccgacgtaacaacatactgataccggttagtaaaaaccatgaatttatgctttgacaagtctgcagacagacggcaggcgaaaagccttttagaatgcttgttttctgaatggagattgggtcgaccaggctaagctaacgttgtatatgctcactccacactcataacaacggcctacagacataaataaaccagcgactgtattcaccatgacacagacagtgccgagccgtgcggggcccgtctttggttgcgtttccacttggcctagtaccggctagcgggtcctaattcacagtttttctggccccataaaatggtggttctagggccaggaacaaccaggcagagtcgggctgagtatgctaaactagagagagaatcgctggcaagggggctacaactacaacaagatgaatatattttaccgtgatttaattgtaatacacgtttcaaaatgatgccgaattaacaacatactgataccggttagtaaaaaccatgaattaatcctttgacaagtctgcagacagacggcaggcgaaaaacccttttaaaatgcgtgttttctaaatggagattggctaagctaacgttatatatgctccgaccgtccacactcacaacaacggcctacagacgtaaataaaccagcgactgtattctccatgacacagacagtctgtggtttgtacttgtttaacttttgtctagtttctgaacagatcgtatctgtccccggctgtttgaagagcaagcatgggaaacaaaagacagcatttacctgtttgcatccagctagcctttctggtgtaccagctacgtgagaagcctcgttgatacgttttgtctttttcacgagcttgctgcgatatatacaaatcgggttggtccggtccaaggtctttaagtatcaatttatctcccaaacttctcctttcgaaaggattggagagtagctcttgaacggaattgggcagagaccgaggtccggcgactccacctgcacacgaagccattctcatcaccttggtcactcacaagcagggacgtgcacaggtacgggctaatgttgcccgggcaacggcccttttgaactttttggctggcctgcccctctggagagagcgattgtctttttttttcgaagaaacatgataagcccacaattagtattgtagagtcatctgcccccagtcacgtgactttgtttacaatctgacagctgaaaagCAAAGGAAAGTCCTCAGAGTCCGGTCCAGCCTCATATGGCTATGGTGATCATACCGAATGCCTGCCTGGCTTTGGTGGCAAATCCCCGGGTCAatctgtccccggaaatgtccccgtttttaaatatgcttaAATTGATTTTGAGTTCTCTCATAGCAGTTAGAGTataggggacaaaccaggggactttacttcctcttgacaccgtcggttatttacaaaaaaaacacctaaatatacttgttatggtgcttctgtctttctgtgtcttctcATCTGCTCCACAAACTccctcaccctctctctcttttcttgatcgccctctctcacaTAGGCCTACAGGAGAACACTTCACtgccccgcttcattgtaggatttctgccatgtctctactttagtttgaccatctctgttattaagttatggaatactaaataaataagtaatttgataccttaccgttactgcgctcataaacaatgataagaataagaataatgcgtattaaACTGGTTTAAtcaattagtgagtttatttaaggcacagacagcagttacaacggtcaaactacattaaaacagaattgtcagcattttgtctttaatagttactaacattagatatgttGATGACAAAAAatgtccctggttttcattttttatAAAAAGTTCTTATGATTTCGGCGGGTtggggggaggccctttttctagtttagagcaatagcccctccaaatgtctgtgcatgtCCCtgctcacgagtctaaaaaacaactcacgtcaacgcacgtaagcaacgtggtCACCAACGTGggcgccctcgtgaccaaaatatttgactccgctgattggctgaaattatgtttcggcggcacagtttactattgagacttttgcaacgtgctggttgctgctgtttggctcgggggctccttgcacggcgcccagtaatgataaactaatgccacgggcaaggccaggcaggaaacatgtgacttatcagtaactttagacatcggaacacaattttaaacgagattttattgtagattatacattttactgataccaattgtatgatatttaccttgttcagtaaaattaaaaatataaaatatatattttttttttatattttctttttaatttaatatttttttttgtatgtgggaagaggtgggccggccgccactgttcGTTTCCCTTCCAGAAAACATATACCCAGCTCGCTCGCTCACTCTCGCATACCCACATCGACGCACCACACCCCTCTCTTAAAGAGCAACttccaggttttttttttatactaCATTTACGCTTAACCTTGCCtgaaaattacaattaaaacAGTTAATGTAGGatttgatatgttttacaaGACATAAGGGCAGGAATTCAGAGGGAAAGGAGCCGTTTTTGAGTTCTGCTACTAAAACctgcttttttctttttacgTCATACGTCATATTACGTCACATGGGGGAGCAACTTTCTCGGACTCCTTTTCTGCCCAATCCGTGGTAGTAGTTTGTAGTTGGTTTGAGCGGTTGTGGTTTAGTGAGCTGGTATTTTTTCGGtaattttacattgcatttcaccATTTTTAATCATGTTGAGCTTGAGTTTGTGCAGGTTGCACAAACTCCAGCCTGTCAGGACATCGAGTCCACAGTTTCCCTAACAGGAAAAGGACCGGAGCTAGCTTTCGTTCCTGGGTGCATTGTGCGAGGTGCATCCACCTCCCTGCAGCACATACTCTCCACAGCTGAAGCCTATCAAACAAAACGTTTATCAGGAAACCGTATTACACCGTATTACCCCCCCCCTTCGCTCCTCttgctaaaaatgtacctgcatttactaaatgtcagctaaaagaggagtgaaattaaaaacctgtatagatattaacagtacttaatgtcagcttagtaaaaaaaaacataattattatttacaatggactacgtGTAGCTAACAGacacatttccaccactcatagaCCACACCCATCTTTTCTTTGACATACTGtcaccctttagtccctctctcttgtctttctctcctttcttttctcttttgaaagcctgtctttgttagtcattGAGACATGGTTCACaagtaagtactagcatccctgctcctaacatgctctcactctctgctagaAAGTGCCGGCGGTACTGCACCGcctttggaggcaggaccaaaccattacatgtaaatagacaaaggctttggataattaacttttggaagaaaataagttaaatgaattgtaagtttagcgagtacattatcaatataacgtcctattaatgttaattcttGATGAACTTAAACACGATGAACTTAAAcagttttttcttaatgttctaaaattgtTTGGGCCCCCGTGGTGAGGGTGTTTGGGGTGGCCAATAGGGTGGCCAGGATTCAGCTGGCCACCCCCAGCCACCCCCCTGCTCCGCCACTGTGTAGCTAACACCAGTCACTCACCAAGACAGCTGCCCTGTTCTCCACATGTTCTCCTCACACCACAGCTCCATTTCTCTCCGATGGCCGTTATTTCTTCTAATCTTTGGCTGCTCCTGGTCTCTTGGACGCCTAGCAGGCTCATAATTATAATCATATGCATTCGAATATAGATTTTCAACCTCTTCTGTGTCAAAACTAGCATTGTGACCCATGTTTATTCATACGTTAGACCGGCCGCTCAGCCCCATGTTACGTCACGTGGGAGGTCACATGGGGAGGCTTTTTTTATGCGGAAGTAAAAATGTCTTACAAAAACGATGCCAGATGTCACTGTAGTGTATATTTCTGTATATCTTTTTGAAAATCGAGTGTATACATCATTTTCCTACACATTTATTCACTGGTGTGACTAACCTGAAAGTTGCTCTTTAAAGGGATAGCGATCTCACTCTGCATGACCCTAATGTCATAACAACTCCatgaatcagaaaatactgtcaacagccctaaaatatcaattttcgtcatgtttttaggtatataTAATTTTAGCTATGAATGATATTTAAACAAACCCTTCTTTAAAAACCTTcagaatattgataggaatataactggaaggtttggtgtatgtacGTGCTCACAACAACACCCTTCATTAacacccctcctctctccttttCTCACCTCGTTTCCTTGCTGCTCCTCCTTCTTCTCAGGTAGAGTCCGGCTGCCTTTATAGAACTCCCTGACTCTGATCTCCGCCTGCTGGGTCTCCTGCCTCAGCGCCTGGTAGTCTGGAGCTGCAGCAGACGGTCTCTCCTGCCccccatcatcatcctcatcctcaaGGTCGTCTTCGTCCAGCTCCTCCTCTTTATCCTCTTCTACTTCTTTTACACCATGGAAAGTTGCACTGTGTGAGTGGTCAGCGCCGTGCAGGAACTTCAGCGTCTCCTCGGTGCCCCACTCCTTCAGCGTTCTCCTCAGGCTCTCCAGCTGGTTGAGCCTGATGGAGTCGGGTTGGGCAGCAGCAGCGTGGTTTTTAAAGAGGTCTCGAAGCCCGGCAGCACCTCTCTTGCTCATCCCCACCTGGGTGATGTTGAGGCCTGGCTGGATGTTCGATGCTGTATCATCCTGATTACTGTTGATCAGGGTGGAAAAGGGGAGGTGTTTGCCTTCTGTTGAGCTGTTTGAGTCTTCACAAGGTAGAGAAGCAAAAAGATTTGTGTGTCGTGCTTTTGTTGTTGAGTgaacaggtggaggagcagcgTGAGTCTCAGATAAGTTGTATAAATTCAGCTTAACTATAGCGTCTTCCACAGCGGCTACTTCATCTGGTGCCTGCTCTACATGAGGTGTGTCTGTGCGTAAAGATGACGGCTGTTTTTTACCATCAGTTTCAACTTCTGTTCGTGATTTCCGTTTTATTTTCCCCTCCCGtttctttctcctctccttctctTCATCTTCTTTGTGCTCTTCATCTGTGCGTTTAGGCAGGTCGCCCCAGTGCACCCTGGGTCCCTGCCTCTGGGACACCACGCTGGAGACAAAGTCCTGCTCCTGTTCGGTGTCGCTGCTCTCACTGTGGAGGAGGCCGTCTGCAGGACCCTGCTCAGAGCTGAGGGACTCCTCGGGGGGAGCAGCATTTTCAATGTCTTCCTCTGTCAGACGCTGTACCTTCAGACTCACCTCCTCACCAGAACTCCCGCTAGACAGACATGGGTAAGAATGAATGATTAGACTTATATTACATTTAGAAAATGAAACAAAAATGTGTCTATTAGTTAGTCGATTCTGCTCTAAACTATTGAGATATGTTGCAAATATTTTCATGTAAAAACTAAAAATGCATAATATTGCATTTTTTGTCAATATGGGTCGCTCAAtctaaaaacacagagttggGTGGTGTTGTGAAATAGCGTAGCATCATGGGAGTTTTTCAGTTCAGTCAGGTTCTCCCAGAAAGGATTATTTTGTTCTTCATTCAATGAAAAAAGCTGTTTCACTTAAGAAAAAATCTGTGCTTTTGGATCACTAATTGGTGGATATAGGGTGGAGGGTCTGCGAGCTAATGAGAAATGTTTGCTGAGCCTGTTTCTCTCTTATTTAAGGTGGAGATGTTTAGTACGTTGAATAAGGCTGAAtaaagaagtctaaaatgaaaaaTCTGTGTTTTCCTGACATTGTTTGGCTACTGCAAACATCTGCTCAGCTTAAATCAAATCCTtcatataatatatttaatagTAATAAAATGACAGAATTGTTTAGGTCTAAACATTTTTTGAAGGATGTGGGATTATACACCTTAAGAACTATGCAATATAAATCTAgttgggaggctgtggctcagtggaaagtgtgctggacttcgaatcaggagGTAGCAAGTtcaagtcccactgcagtcagcatgtcgttgtgtccctgagacacttcaccccagatTGCACcccaggcaaggcaaggcaaggcaatatagcacttttcaacacaaggcaattcaaagtgctttacaaaaaatgaaagacattaagaaaatggcatttaaaatcagtcattaaaaagaaaagctaataaaataaacattaaaagaaaaaatacatggataaaagttacagtgcagtctaagatatgaatagttcaattaaaagcagcgacaaaaagaaaagtcttcagcctggaaaaGTAGTCgcagacctgcaggtttctgggagtttgttccagatatttggagcataataactagagatgtcccgatccgatcacgtgatcggggatcggagccgatcacgtgattttcaataaaatcgggagaaaaaaatctgggatcggatttatttatttattttttttatttaatgttacaaaacaaaaatgaccatgttcacgtcttaaagtcatcctgaggactcagttttggtttaaaattacacaacatcatgtatgtgttgctttctttgggcttgttttcatagacctggttgcttatttctctgaaatctggcaacagagtgggtgcagtgtctaatagtagcagtaagctaatgaGAGGCTaggttcagctggtgactcgggagtcgggaaagagaaaatgtcaggagtttggaagtattataaaattgaaagcgaaggcagtgtgacagccagatgcaatgtttgcaaggcggaggttccgcgtggtggaaagaacagagctacgttcaacacgaccaatctaatacgctacctgagaaacaaacaccaacaacaacacggcgagtacacagcggccactcgggtaacggcactgaaacaaccgacactttcagagacttttaaaaggaaagagaaactgccccagaacagtgaaaaggccaacacaataacagccaagatagcggaattcatcgcgttggatgaccagccgttatctgttaccttttttttctcttaatgcattgcataaagatcggatcgggaaaaatcggtatcggcagattgtcaaaatcaaatgatcggaatcggatcgggagcaaaaaaaggtgatcgggacatccctaataataactgaacgctgcttctccatgtttagttctgactctggggacagaaagctgaccagtccctgaagacctgagagatctggatggttcataatttagcaggaggtcagtaatgtattttgggcctaaaccattcagtgctttataaaccagcagcagtatttttgaaatctattctttgacccacaggaagccagtgtaaagacttcagaacaggagtgatgtgatccactttcttagtgttagtgaggactcgagcagcggcgttctgaatcagctgcagcttcctaatagattttttagtgagacctgtgaagacaccattgcagtagtccagtctactgaagataaaagcatggacaagtttttccaaatcctgctgtgaca
It contains:
- the rpap2 gene encoding putative RNA polymerase II subunit B1 CTD phosphatase rpap2 isoform X2 produces the protein MIKARTADLSVRLAVEGTTSYVRVQAVANRNNMETGERRRSEGSAKTTKNGRTGVRTMAAAEEEARRRELVKGKLRQQYDLEKRSLKIVERLLEDNVTEDFLVDCAKFITPTNYKDVIEERFIAKMCAYPICSIKLGKIPTQRYQISTKTNKVYDITERKCYCSNFCYKASKEFELQISTSPLWLRPHETPPEIKLMKKGDGGSSGEEVSLKVQRLTEEDIENAAPPEESLSSEQGPADGLLHSESSDTEQEQDFVSSVVSQRQGPRVHWGDLPKRTDEEHKEDEEKERRKKREGKIKRKSRTEVETDGKKQPSSLRTDTPHVEQAPDEVAAVEDAIVKLNLYNLSETHAAPPPVHSTTKARHTNLFASLPCEDSNSSTEGKHLPFSTLINSNQDDTASNIQPGLNITQVGMSKRGAAGLRDLFKNHAAAAQPDSIRLNQLESLRRTLKEWGTEETLKFLHGADHSHSATFHGVKEVEEDKEEELDEDDLEDEDDDGGQERPSAAAPDYQALRQETQQAEIRVREFYKGSRTLPEKKEEQQGNEQGVDEDEDKRYPTLPLVDSQAQHLIQKRIAVEKLSSCLRNIVGSLRLTMSDVSSALNNLVKTFRFTNKNIIHKTPEWTLIAVILLHLSRSVHTAHWRPRAAPAAS
- the rpap2 gene encoding putative RNA polymerase II subunit B1 CTD phosphatase rpap2 isoform X1 → MIKARTADLSVRLAVEGTTSYVRVQAVANRNNMETGERRRSEGSAKTTKNGRTGVRTMAAAEEEARRRELVKGKLRQQYDLEKRSLKIVERLLEDNVTEDFLVDCAKFITPTNYKDVIEERFIAKMCAYPICSIKLGKIPTQRYQISTKTNKVYDITERKCYCSNFCYKASKEFELQISTSPLWLRPHETPPEIKLMKKGDGGSSGEEVSLKVQRLTEEDIENAAPPEESLSSEQGPADGLLHSESSDTEQEQDFVSSVVSQRQGPRVHWGDLPKRTDEEHKEDEEKERRKKREGKIKRKSRTEVETDGKKQPSSLRTDTPHVEQAPDEVAAVEDAIVKLNLYNLSETHAAPPPVHSTTKARHTNLFASLPCEDSNSSTEGKHLPFSTLINSNQDDTASNIQPGLNITQVGMSKRGAAGLRDLFKNHAAAAQPDSIRLNQLESLRRTLKEWGTEETLKFLHGADHSHSATFHGVKEVEEDKEEELDEDDLEDEDDDGGQERPSAAAPDYQALRQETQQAEIRVREFYKGSRTLPEKKEEQQGNEQGVDEDEDKRYPTLPLVDSQAQHLIQKRIAVEKLSSCLRNIVGSLRLTMSDVSSALNNLVKTFRFTNKNIIHKTPEWTLIAVILLHLLSGVSRVVQEALLTDASEVYLNTLMEELGLQRQDLLDLVQLFQAPAH